The Tripterygium wilfordii isolate XIE 37 chromosome 23, ASM1340144v1, whole genome shotgun sequence genomic sequence CAACCCCATCACCGTCTCTAGTGTCTCGAATGAACGCCGTATTTGGAAACATTAGCCTCACATAAGTCCACCCTATTGGCTTTCCCCACCCAAAATCAGCATCAAACGTTGGCATCCCAACAAGACTACTACAAGAAAAGAAGTGCATATCATCAGCTTCTCCTTCTATCTCTACATCCTTATACCCCAAAAGACTTTCACCCTCCTTTCTCCTGTACTCTTGCAACACATTCCTTAACTGGCGAATCAATGTTTGTAACTCTAGCTCTCCTTCTATGTTTATGTGAGTAGCGACATATGCCAAAAAATTGCTAGTTGCGCTAACGGGCAAGTTTGGCGACAATACATTCCGCAAGTTTATGGCGCGGTTGCCGATGGATGTTCTAATAGTTCGAATTGATCTTGCTGAAGTAATTGCACACTTCCAAAGAAGCGCTGTTATTGCTTCCGCCCTAGTGGGATTTGGCACACTGGGACTAGCAACTTTAGTCTTGAGCGCAGCTACGCCTGACGGTCGAAAAATGAGTCTTCTCATTACACAGTTACCTAATGGAAATTTTATGTGATGAAATGACAAAGAGTCAGTAGGAGGAAAAAGAGACGATCCAACTGAAAAATCTGGAACTTGGATGGGTTGATCCGACTTGGAAGCAATCAAGGCCCAGGTCTTGACAAATGTAAAAAAGGAAAGTCCATCAGCGATCTTGTGAGTAAGACATACCGCGATCGCCATGCCACCACATTGAAAGAAATTGACTTGAATTAGTAGCAAAAAACTTGTGGACGCGGATGTGGTTCCGACCTCAATAGGTAGTAGTTTTTGGAATTCTTCGGAGTCGGGTTGTTGCTGTTGGACATCAGA encodes the following:
- the LOC119992680 gene encoding stemmadenine O-acetyltransferase-like — its product is MASSTMKVEIVSRETIKPSSPTPHNLNIHKLSLLDQMMFIEYIPVIYFYPSSGKTTPNIQSERLHILKESLSKTLTRYYPFAGRLRDEHSIECYDQGVEFVEARISCALSDVQQQQPDSEEFQKLLPIEVGTTSASTSFLLLIQVNFFQCGGMAIAVCLTHKIADGLSFFTFVKTWALIASKSDQPIQVPDFSVGSSLFPPTDSLSFHHIKFPLGNCVMRRLIFRPSGVAALKTKVASPSVPNPTRAEAITALLWKCAITSARSIRTIRTSIGNRAINLRNVLSPNLPVSATSNFLAYVATHINIEGELELQTLIRQLRNVLQEYRRKEGESLLGYKDVEIEGEADDMHFFSCSSLVGMPTFDADFGWGKPIGWTYVRLMFPNTAFIRDTRDGDGVEVLVWLSKEEMVVFERNEELLAFATLSPGFYGDSSGYGINPNSRL